From one Acidibrevibacterium fodinaquatile genomic stretch:
- a CDS encoding HypC/HybG/HupF family hydrogenase formation chaperone: protein MCLAVPGQVLAILGDDALTRSARVAFGGIVKEIALAFAPGARVGDYVLVHAGVAIAVLDAEEAARTLADLATLAEDAA, encoded by the coding sequence TGTGCCTTGCGGTTCCCGGCCAGGTTCTCGCCATCCTCGGCGACGATGCGCTGACCCGCTCCGCCCGGGTGGCGTTCGGCGGCATCGTCAAGGAGATCGCGCTCGCCTTCGCGCCGGGAGCGCGGGTGGGCGATTACGTGCTGGTGCATGCCGGCGTCGCGATCGCGGTGCTGGACGCGGAGGAAGCGGCGCGCACGCTCGCCGACCTCGCGACGCTGGCGGAGGACGCGGCATGA